In Pleurocapsa sp. PCC 7319, the following are encoded in one genomic region:
- the ald gene encoding alanine dehydrogenase produces the protein MEIGVPKETKDQEFRVGLTPHSVQALSKNHAVFVETNAGIGSGFTDEAYQKAGAKIVTNAVDAWNKELVVKVKEPLATEYQYLQSEQLLFTYLHLAAERDLTKALIEAGTIAIAYETVELSNGKLPLLTPMSVIAGRLSVQFGARYLEKQQGGRGVLLGGVPGVPPGNVVILGGGVVGTEAAKIAVGMGARVQIVDINVDRLSYLENLFGSRVELLYSSPGHIEAVVSNADLLIGAVLVVGKKAPTLVSRSLVAQMRPGSVIVDVAVDQGGCIETLRPTSHSQPTYIAEGVVHFGVPNIPGAVPWTATQALNNSTLPYILQLANHGLSALEMDEALAKGLNIKRGHIIHPAVQEVFNNDIL, from the coding sequence ATGGAAATAGGCGTTCCTAAAGAAACCAAAGATCAAGAATTTCGTGTCGGCTTAACTCCTCATAGTGTTCAGGCATTATCAAAAAATCATGCTGTATTTGTGGAAACTAATGCGGGTATCGGTTCTGGTTTTACTGATGAAGCATATCAAAAGGCTGGGGCAAAAATTGTTACTAATGCCGTCGATGCTTGGAATAAAGAACTAGTTGTTAAGGTTAAAGAACCTTTGGCAACAGAATATCAATATCTTCAATCAGAACAATTACTGTTCACCTATCTTCATTTAGCTGCTGAGCGTGACTTAACGAAGGCTTTAATCGAAGCGGGGACAATTGCGATCGCCTATGAAACTGTTGAATTAAGTAATGGTAAGTTGCCTTTACTTACACCGATGAGTGTTATTGCGGGTCGTTTATCGGTTCAGTTTGGAGCAAGATACTTAGAAAAACAGCAAGGAGGAAGAGGAGTATTGCTAGGTGGTGTGCCAGGAGTTCCCCCTGGTAATGTAGTAATTTTGGGGGGTGGGGTCGTCGGCACAGAAGCAGCTAAAATTGCTGTCGGCATGGGTGCCAGAGTTCAAATTGTGGATATCAATGTTGATCGTCTTAGCTACCTAGAAAATTTATTTGGCTCAAGGGTAGAGTTACTCTATAGTAGCCCTGGACATATAGAAGCTGTTGTCTCCAATGCCGATTTACTGATTGGAGCAGTGCTAGTAGTCGGCAAAAAGGCTCCTACATTAGTATCTCGTTCTTTAGTAGCTCAGATGCGACCCGGTTCCGTAATTGTAGATGTAGCAGTAGATCAGGGTGGTTGTATCGAAACTTTACGTCCTACTTCCCATAGTCAACCTACTTACATAGCCGAGGGAGTAGTTCATTTTGGTGTGCCTAATATACCTGGGGCAGTGCCTTGGACAGCAACTCAAGCTTTAAACAACAGCACTTTGCCTTATATTTTGCAGTTAGCTAATCATGGTTTATCAGCCTTGGAAATGGACGAAGCTCTGGCAAAAGGTTTGAATATTAAAAGGGGACACATAATACATCCCGCAGTCCAAGAAGTATTTAACAACGATATATTATGA
- a CDS encoding DUF6798 domain-containing protein, with the protein MKLHYFFKHQRLVSVTKFLLISLIFGLAYTQDPIYNSPENQNTKFLHGLANAGYGFLNEDWVANTIDPLPAFSWLVEITCKYIHPEYMFYVYYFLIFGTYVYSILAIVNYIYDFKKNKLKTIVYFTILIIIHTVHLKIFQFDLGRDLHYGVAGQYVLGKVFQPSTFGVFIILSICCSLYKRYYLAVFLLALAATFHPTYLVSAGILTFAYLIVVYIREKNLFKIFFMGLLSLILVLPVYSYMSGTFTPTNPQLWHQAQEFIVQLRIPHHSLPQVWLREDGYKAYIQACIVIFALWLVRKSELFLILLIPFLATVLSTIIQLLVNSNTIAFIAPWRLSIFLVPIATSIVLAQIVTFIFNRYRVFISKYQQVIVRLCITIISIIVIVGTINQVLSFGYGKTSNMMMDFVRENRQSGETYLIPPDMSDMRKFRLSTGSPIFINDKTHPYKDIEVLEWVERLKKARDFYQMSDRSCQILSELVANYSITHVVLYKEQRNLECDHLKRIYRNKKYQVAKIE; encoded by the coding sequence ATGAAACTACATTATTTTTTTAAGCATCAAAGGTTAGTATCCGTTACCAAGTTTTTATTGATTTCGCTTATTTTTGGTCTTGCATATACTCAAGATCCTATCTACAATTCCCCAGAAAATCAAAATACAAAATTTCTCCACGGGTTAGCAAATGCTGGTTATGGATTTTTGAATGAAGATTGGGTTGCTAATACTATTGACCCGCTTCCTGCTTTTAGTTGGCTAGTGGAAATAACTTGTAAATATATTCATCCAGAATATATGTTTTATGTATATTATTTTCTTATTTTTGGAACTTATGTATATAGTATATTAGCAATAGTAAACTATATCTATGATTTTAAAAAAAATAAGTTAAAAACTATTGTTTATTTTACGATTTTAATTATTATTCATACAGTTCATTTGAAGATATTTCAATTTGACTTAGGTAGAGATTTACATTACGGAGTGGCAGGACAATACGTATTAGGAAAAGTATTTCAACCATCAACATTTGGTGTATTCATAATTTTATCGATCTGTTGTTCGCTTTATAAAAGATATTATTTAGCAGTATTTTTATTAGCTTTGGCTGCTACTTTTCATCCAACCTATCTCGTTAGTGCTGGAATTCTAACTTTTGCATATTTGATAGTTGTTTATATTCGGGAAAAAAATTTATTTAAGATTTTTTTCATGGGCTTGTTATCTTTAATTCTTGTTTTGCCAGTATATAGCTATATGTCTGGGACTTTTACGCCAACAAATCCTCAGCTTTGGCATCAAGCTCAAGAATTTATTGTCCAACTAAGAATTCCTCATCACTCCCTACCTCAAGTTTGGTTAAGGGAAGATGGTTATAAGGCTTACATACAAGCTTGTATAGTCATTTTTGCCCTGTGGTTAGTGAGAAAAAGTGAACTATTTTTAATCTTACTAATACCTTTTTTAGCGACAGTATTATCCACTATTATTCAGTTATTGGTAAATAGTAATACTATCGCTTTTATTGCTCCCTGGCGCCTGTCAATTTTTCTAGTACCAATTGCTACAAGTATTGTCTTGGCTCAGATTGTAACTTTTATTTTTAATCGATATCGAGTTTTTATCTCTAAATATCAGCAAGTAATTGTTCGCTTATGTATCACTATTATCTCTATCATAGTCATAGTTGGAACTATTAATCAGGTTTTATCCTTTGGCTATGGCAAGACATCAAATATGATGATGGATTTTGTGCGAGAAAATCGGCAATCTGGAGAAACCTATTTGATCCCACCAGATATGTCAGATATGAGAAAATTTCGCCTGTCTACTGGTTCACCTATTTTTATTAACGATAAAACACATCCCTATAAAGACATTGAAGTACTAGAGTGGGTTGAGCGCTTAAAAAAAGCTAGAGACTTTTACCAAATGAGCGATCGCAGTTGTCAAATTTTGTCCGAACTGGTAGCCAACTACTCCATAACTCATGTCGTGCTTTACAAAGAACAACGTAATTTAGAGTGCGATCACTTAAAAAGA